A window of the Holosporales bacterium genome harbors these coding sequences:
- a CDS encoding M15 family metallopeptidase — protein MKTKYGYQVHNTYNNANLSRAAGVLTSCCWVLTFLLGGCQTSNNPPIQLDQISQVVKKRIVEVQVHCDTFSRKGTRLINVYVLDTVADSVKKCFEDLLKEQFPIYEIGSYINRHRLHEDVPSIHAFGVALDINALLNPYFSIDRVEILPKRSLDRHKDRMLYLTKRLKTYDLPKQESAAVLNLIVQPHGYDDWFLNRNYVRPGMITPRIAAIFKRHGFDVWGGMWREPMDYMHFQPNHELAEALIKLPPDKAAVLWQKHLVKCNES, from the coding sequence GCTGCTGGTGTACTCACCTCGTGTTGTTGGGTATTAACTTTCCTTCTTGGCGGATGCCAAACGTCAAATAATCCACCTATCCAACTTGACCAAATATCGCAGGTGGTAAAAAAGCGTATTGTTGAAGTTCAGGTACACTGTGATACTTTCTCAAGGAAAGGCACTAGGCTGATTAATGTCTATGTATTGGACACCGTTGCGGACTCTGTCAAAAAGTGTTTTGAAGACCTTCTGAAAGAACAATTCCCTATATATGAAATCGGCTCCTATATCAATCGACATAGGCTTCATGAAGACGTTCCGTCAATTCATGCATTTGGTGTTGCGCTTGACATAAATGCTCTACTTAATCCCTATTTCAGCATTGACAGAGTTGAAATACTACCTAAGCGTTCTCTCGACAGGCATAAAGATAGGATGCTGTATTTAACGAAGCGATTGAAAACATACGATCTTCCCAAGCAAGAATCTGCCGCTGTGCTAAACTTAATTGTGCAACCTCATGGATATGATGATTGGTTCTTAAACAGGAATTATGTGCGTCCTGGTATGATCACCCCACGAATAGCCGCAATTTTCAAAAGACATGGTTTCGACGTTTGGGGCGGTATGTGGCGAGAGCCAATGGACTATATGCACTTTCAGCCTAACCATGAATTAGCCGAAGCGTTGATTAAGCTGCCGCCCGATAAAGCCGCGGTTTTGTGGCAAAAACACTTAGTAAAGTGCAACGAATCTTAA